Proteins encoded by one window of Nocardia goodfellowii:
- a CDS encoding 3-oxoacyl-ACP reductase gives MSSSTPPAAVPGRLHDRVAVVTGGGSGIGLATVRRFAAEGAKVVVADIDTDSGEAAATAAGGLFVKVDVTDEAQVRAMFQTAVDTYGGLDIAFNNAGISPPEDDSILTTGIDAWRRVQEVNLTSVYLCSKYAIEHMLERGKGSVINTASFVAVMGAATSQISYTASKGGVLAMSRELGVQFARQGIRVNALCPGPVNTPLLQELFAKDPERAARRLVHIPVGRFAEPEEIAAAVAFLASDDASFITASQFLVDGGIAGAYVTPL, from the coding sequence CTGAGTTCATCCACCCCGCCGGCCGCCGTCCCCGGGCGCTTACACGATCGAGTCGCCGTGGTCACCGGCGGCGGTAGCGGCATCGGCCTCGCCACCGTCCGCCGTTTTGCCGCGGAGGGTGCGAAAGTTGTTGTGGCCGACATTGATACGGACAGCGGCGAGGCCGCCGCGACGGCGGCCGGTGGCCTGTTCGTCAAGGTCGACGTCACCGACGAGGCCCAGGTGCGGGCGATGTTCCAGACCGCGGTGGACACCTACGGCGGCCTCGACATCGCCTTCAACAACGCGGGAATCTCACCGCCGGAGGATGATTCGATTCTCACCACCGGCATCGACGCCTGGCGGCGCGTGCAGGAGGTGAACTTGACTTCGGTCTATCTGTGCAGCAAATACGCCATCGAACACATGCTGGAGCGCGGTAAGGGTTCGGTGATCAACACCGCCTCCTTCGTCGCCGTAATGGGCGCGGCCACCTCGCAGATCTCCTACACCGCCTCCAAGGGCGGCGTGCTCGCCATGAGCCGCGAACTCGGAGTTCAGTTCGCGCGTCAGGGCATTCGCGTCAACGCCCTGTGCCCTGGACCGGTGAACACCCCGCTGCTCCAAGAGTTGTTCGCCAAGGACCCGGAACGCGCCGCTCGTCGCCTCGTGCACATCCCGGTGGGCCGGTTCGCCGAACCCGAGGAAATCGCCGCCGCCGTGGCGTTTCTCGCCAGCGACGACGCGTCGTTCATCACCGCGTCCCAATTCCTGGTGGACGGCGGGATCGCCGGGGCGTATGTAACACCGCTGTAG
- a CDS encoding nitrilase-related carbon-nitrogen hydrolase has product MTIPSAGDLEGRTMKWWWVAGAAMVSALLWRFGFGLTPTPGLALLAPLPVLLVAPRVSGRVTFGIGLGSWLAGALISFWSYLVVTLEQPVPTAAALIGVSALVYGGAVTLWRTLLLRGRVGLAVLALPAVWVAFEFLLALTELFGAWWSIAYTQAAVLPLIQTAALTGPWGLSFLILLVPAAIAVLSAPAVTRPQRVRIGASAAAVLVAVAAFGFWQLALPRPENSVRVGLLAVAQPPEYVPVDSAAGRDMIQRVVTEVERLADRGAQVVVLPEKAWRAEESTLPVLAAPLTEVATRRNIDIVAGLISTRDGRSVNAAIAYPSGVEYAKHYLIAGLEDELRPGSAWQQVPGRPWALAVCFDLDRPALVRENARRGATMMLVPALDFTVDAWLHSRMAILRGVESGVAVARAPQLGEHVASDARGRIHATARTDVSVTRSALATLPLTESRTVYARFGNWFGWLCVALGAIVLLVVAVGGKRRS; this is encoded by the coding sequence GTGACGATCCCCTCAGCAGGCGATCTGGAGGGACGGACGATGAAGTGGTGGTGGGTGGCCGGTGCGGCCATGGTGTCGGCGCTGTTGTGGCGCTTCGGTTTCGGGCTGACGCCGACGCCGGGTCTGGCGCTGCTCGCGCCGCTGCCGGTGCTGCTGGTGGCGCCGCGGGTATCGGGAAGGGTGACGTTCGGAATAGGGCTCGGCTCCTGGTTGGCCGGGGCGCTGATCAGCTTCTGGTCGTACCTGGTCGTCACGCTCGAGCAGCCGGTACCGACTGCCGCCGCGCTGATCGGTGTCTCCGCGCTGGTGTACGGCGGCGCGGTGACGCTGTGGCGGACGCTGCTGTTGCGCGGACGGGTGGGCCTGGCCGTGCTGGCGCTGCCCGCGGTCTGGGTCGCTTTCGAGTTCCTGCTCGCGCTGACGGAGTTGTTCGGCGCGTGGTGGAGCATCGCCTACACCCAAGCCGCGGTGCTGCCGCTGATCCAGACCGCGGCGTTGACCGGGCCGTGGGGACTCAGTTTCCTGATTCTGCTGGTACCGGCGGCCATCGCGGTGCTGTCCGCTCCGGCGGTGACCCGGCCGCAACGGGTGCGGATCGGTGCGTCGGCCGCGGCCGTGCTGGTGGCGGTGGCGGCGTTCGGATTCTGGCAGCTGGCGCTGCCGCGGCCGGAGAACTCGGTGCGGGTAGGTCTGCTGGCGGTGGCGCAACCGCCGGAATATGTGCCGGTCGATTCCGCCGCGGGCCGCGACATGATCCAGCGCGTCGTCACCGAGGTCGAACGGCTGGCGGACCGCGGGGCGCAGGTTGTGGTCCTGCCGGAAAAGGCTTGGCGCGCAGAGGAATCCACGCTTCCAGTGCTCGCCGCCCCGTTGACCGAGGTCGCGACGCGACGCAACATCGATATCGTCGCCGGGCTGATCAGCACCCGCGACGGCCGCAGTGTGAACGCCGCGATCGCCTATCCGTCGGGCGTCGAATACGCCAAGCACTACTTGATCGCCGGGCTGGAGGATGAACTGCGGCCCGGCAGTGCGTGGCAGCAGGTCCCGGGCAGGCCCTGGGCCCTGGCAGTGTGCTTCGACCTGGATCGGCCCGCGCTGGTTCGCGAGAACGCCCGCCGGGGCGCCACCATGATGCTGGTTCCAGCTCTCGATTTCACCGTCGACGCCTGGCTGCACAGCCGGATGGCGATCCTGCGCGGCGTCGAGTCCGGGGTGGCGGTGGCGCGCGCACCGCAACTCGGCGAACATGTGGCAAGCGACGCGCGGGGCCGTATTCACGCCACCGCGCGGACCGACGTCAGCGTCACCCGGTCCGCGCTCGCGACGCTGCCGCTCACCGAGAGCCGGACCGTCTACGCCCGTTTCGGCAACTGGTTCGGCTGGCTCTGTGTCGCGCTGGGCGCGATTGTCCTGCTCGTGGTTGCTGTCGGCGGAAAGCGTCGTTCCTGA
- a CDS encoding MFS transporter, giving the protein MTASTAAETGSPGSGQSLRKSVAASAMGNATEWFDYGVYAATATYLTEAFFPGELGTLGTMLGFAVSFLLRPLGGMVWGPIGDRIGRKAVLGTTILLMAAATGAIGLIPTHASIGVAAPILLILLRVVQGFSTGGEYGGAATYLAECATDRKRGFFGSFLEFGTLFGFVGGSATVLACQLVLGSDAMQAWGWRIPFLIAVPLGLIGWYLRARLDESPVFEEVADQPHPPGGLREVLTTYRRETLTLIGLVVALNVVNYTLLTYQPTYLQNTIGVSDSTTTAMMLIGQLVMMVVLPFFGALSDRVGRRPMWLVSLIGLSVLALPMYWLMGKGIVWAVIGFVVLGLFYVPQLATISSTFPAIFPTHVRYAGFALGYNVSTAAFGGTAPLVNEAVIESTGWALFPAAYMIGASLIGLVAWSFLRETAGTSLRGTEVPDVENSEVPVAAAALTNTAVLDPIVDTAVLDALGPDTDDPGPAAPATAPA; this is encoded by the coding sequence ATGACCGCGTCCACAGCCGCCGAGACGGGCAGTCCGGGGTCCGGGCAATCATTACGCAAGTCCGTCGCCGCGTCCGCGATGGGCAATGCCACGGAGTGGTTCGACTACGGCGTCTACGCCGCTACCGCCACCTACCTGACCGAAGCCTTCTTCCCCGGTGAACTCGGCACCCTGGGCACCATGCTCGGTTTCGCGGTCTCGTTCCTGCTGCGCCCGCTCGGCGGCATGGTCTGGGGCCCGATCGGCGACCGGATCGGCCGCAAAGCGGTGCTGGGCACCACGATTCTGCTGATGGCCGCCGCCACCGGCGCGATCGGCCTGATCCCCACGCACGCGTCCATCGGCGTCGCCGCGCCCATTCTGCTGATCCTGCTGCGCGTCGTCCAAGGTTTCTCCACCGGCGGTGAATACGGCGGCGCCGCGACCTATCTCGCCGAATGCGCCACCGACCGCAAACGTGGCTTCTTCGGCAGTTTCCTGGAGTTCGGCACGCTGTTCGGTTTCGTCGGCGGCTCGGCGACGGTGCTGGCCTGTCAGCTGGTCCTCGGCTCCGACGCCATGCAGGCCTGGGGCTGGCGGATCCCGTTCCTGATCGCGGTGCCGCTCGGCCTGATCGGCTGGTATCTGCGCGCCCGCCTGGACGAGTCGCCGGTGTTCGAGGAAGTCGCCGACCAGCCGCATCCGCCGGGTGGCCTGCGCGAGGTGCTGACCACCTACCGGCGCGAAACCCTCACGCTGATCGGCCTGGTCGTGGCGTTGAACGTGGTGAACTACACCCTGCTGACCTACCAGCCGACGTATTTGCAGAACACCATCGGCGTCAGTGACTCCACCACCACCGCGATGATGCTGATCGGTCAGCTGGTGATGATGGTGGTGCTGCCCTTCTTCGGCGCGCTGTCCGACCGAGTCGGCCGGCGCCCGATGTGGCTGGTTTCGCTGATCGGTCTGTCCGTGCTCGCGCTGCCCATGTATTGGCTGATGGGCAAGGGCATCGTCTGGGCCGTCATCGGCTTCGTCGTACTCGGGTTGTTCTACGTGCCGCAGCTGGCCACCATCAGCTCCACCTTCCCGGCGATCTTCCCCACACATGTGCGCTACGCCGGTTTCGCGCTCGGCTACAACGTGTCCACCGCCGCGTTCGGTGGTACCGCCCCGCTGGTCAACGAGGCCGTCATCGAGAGCACCGGCTGGGCGCTGTTCCCCGCGGCATACATGATCGGCGCCTCGCTGATCGGCCTGGTGGCGTGGTCGTTCCTGCGCGAGACCGCCGGAACGTCGTTGCGCGGCACCGAGGTTCCCGATGTGGAGAACAGCGAGGTGCCCGTCGCGGCCGCGGCATTGACGAATACCGCCGTCCTCGATCCGATCGTGGACACCGCCGTGCTCGACGCCCTCGGCCCGGATACCGACGATCCCGGTCCGGCCGCCCCCGCCACAGCACCCGCCTGA
- a CDS encoding TIGR03619 family F420-dependent LLM class oxidoreductase, which translates to MKIGFSIPQFGAHARAAARIPEFAAAMENAGADSLWVGDRLIAATEPKVGYGGTDSIPAEFNQVLDPFLTLALAAAATERVRLGANVLIAPLYPPAVLARALTTLDVASGGRLIPGFGIGWSPEEYEAAGVPFSQRGARLEQTLDALEAIWTTDPAEYSGTLVSVPRHRAELSTVQKPRPPVHLAAFTPAALDRVGRRGDGWLPVVPVPGPPQWGVRLRELRDVVDRAAEQAGRDPAAIETIVRVNVKAGTGLDHIAEAVRRTADQSGFDDFFIDLTYLSASVDSALTDAHRLLDLLA; encoded by the coding sequence ATGAAGATCGGTTTCTCGATTCCACAGTTCGGTGCCCACGCGCGGGCGGCGGCTCGGATCCCAGAGTTCGCCGCAGCGATGGAAAACGCAGGGGCGGATAGCCTTTGGGTCGGCGATCGCCTCATCGCCGCCACCGAACCGAAGGTCGGTTACGGCGGGACCGACAGCATCCCGGCGGAGTTCAATCAGGTGCTGGACCCGTTCCTGACCCTCGCGCTGGCCGCGGCGGCGACGGAGCGGGTCCGCCTGGGCGCGAATGTGCTGATCGCGCCGCTGTATCCGCCCGCCGTCCTCGCTCGTGCGCTCACCACGCTGGACGTGGCCAGCGGCGGCAGGCTGATCCCCGGCTTCGGTATCGGCTGGTCGCCGGAGGAATACGAGGCCGCGGGGGTGCCGTTCAGTCAGCGCGGTGCGCGGCTGGAGCAGACGCTCGATGCGCTGGAAGCGATCTGGACCACCGACCCCGCCGAATACTCCGGCACCTTGGTGTCCGTGCCCCGGCATCGCGCCGAGTTGAGCACGGTGCAAAAGCCTCGTCCTCCAGTGCATCTCGCCGCCTTCACACCTGCGGCGCTGGACCGCGTCGGCCGCCGCGGCGACGGCTGGCTGCCGGTGGTCCCGGTGCCCGGGCCGCCGCAGTGGGGCGTGCGGCTGCGCGAACTGCGCGACGTGGTCGACCGCGCCGCCGAACAAGCCGGTCGTGACCCTGCCGCGATCGAGACCATCGTCCGGGTCAACGTCAAGGCGGGCACCGGGCTCGACCACATCGCGGAAGCGGTGCGGCGCACCGCGGACCAATCCGGGTTCGACGACTTCTTCATCGACCTGACCTACTTGTCCGCGTCGGTGGACAGCGCCCTGACCGACGCCCACCGTCTGCTCGACCTGCTCGCCTGA
- a CDS encoding NmrA/HSCARG family protein has protein sequence MSSDKGPVLVIGATGQQGRATTRQLLERGWEVKAFVRDPEAPAARALRKAGAELPVGDLDDIGSVRAAMTGAYGVFMMLTMMEGVHITAEGVAAEERRGKTVVDLAAELGIRHFVYSSLKGAGEDSGVEYYAAKEAIESYIGDSGLPATILRPVFFMDNFNTFNRPMRTERGDILVNLAVRPDIPMELISVHDIGAFAAVAFDHPAEYLGRTVPLSGDRLTPPQIAEVFGRITELPAHSNQIPVEQVMAFDEQVGKMFAYFNKGAGEPVDTAALRARHPGLMDLETWLRSTDWKP, from the coding sequence ATGAGTAGCGACAAGGGACCGGTTCTGGTCATCGGAGCGACCGGGCAGCAGGGCCGGGCAACCACACGGCAGTTGCTCGAACGGGGTTGGGAAGTAAAGGCTTTCGTGCGCGACCCGGAGGCACCCGCGGCGCGGGCGCTGCGCAAGGCGGGGGCGGAGTTGCCCGTCGGCGATCTCGACGACATCGGCTCGGTGCGGGCCGCGATGACCGGTGCGTACGGGGTGTTCATGATGCTGACCATGATGGAGGGCGTGCATATCACCGCGGAAGGTGTTGCGGCAGAAGAACGCCGGGGCAAAACGGTGGTCGATCTCGCCGCGGAGCTCGGTATCCGGCACTTCGTCTACAGCTCGCTCAAAGGTGCGGGCGAGGACTCCGGTGTGGAGTATTACGCGGCGAAAGAAGCCATCGAGAGTTATATCGGGGATTCCGGGTTGCCCGCGACGATTCTGCGGCCGGTGTTCTTCATGGACAATTTCAACACCTTCAATCGGCCGATGCGCACCGAGCGCGGCGATATATTGGTGAATCTCGCTGTCCGGCCGGATATTCCGATGGAGCTGATCTCCGTGCACGACATCGGCGCGTTCGCCGCCGTCGCGTTCGACCACCCCGCGGAGTACCTGGGCCGCACGGTGCCCCTGTCCGGCGACCGCCTTACTCCCCCGCAGATCGCCGAGGTGTTCGGGCGGATCACCGAACTCCCGGCGCACAGCAACCAGATACCGGTCGAGCAGGTCATGGCGTTCGACGAGCAGGTCGGGAAGATGTTCGCCTACTTCAACAAAGGTGCGGGCGAGCCTGTCGATACCGCGGCGCTGCGCGCCCGGCATCCGGGCCTGATGGACCTGGAGACCTGGTTGCGCAGCACCGATTGGAAACCGTGA
- a CDS encoding helix-turn-helix transcriptional regulator, translating into MSESHRAELADFLKAHRSRLRPSDVGLPGDLIPGRRRTPGLRREEVAELAGVSLTWYTWLEQGRKIAASPQVVDALARALRLNPVQHRQLRRLAGLADPVVKYQAGDEIARLQRLVDAMYPSPAVVHDARLDFVVWNSAFSRIRTDPTALAPERRNLLWWMYTDDRNRAMMRRWEAAARAIISQFRVLLGNSPGDPRLTRVVTELCAVSSEFRTWWSEYPVQDFQPTIIGIDHPEAGPINLELFQLRLVENPELLLVVQLPATDDDRERIDTYLNT; encoded by the coding sequence ATGAGTGAGAGCCATCGTGCGGAGCTGGCGGACTTTCTCAAGGCACACCGCTCGCGGTTACGGCCTTCTGATGTCGGTTTGCCCGGGGATCTGATCCCTGGGCGGCGACGCACACCGGGCTTGCGTCGCGAAGAGGTCGCCGAGTTGGCTGGGGTGAGTCTCACTTGGTACACGTGGTTGGAGCAAGGCCGAAAGATCGCTGCCAGCCCGCAGGTGGTGGATGCGCTGGCGCGGGCGCTGCGTCTGAATCCTGTGCAGCACAGGCAGTTGCGCAGGCTCGCCGGTCTCGCCGACCCGGTGGTGAAGTATCAGGCCGGCGATGAGATCGCGCGTTTACAACGGTTGGTCGACGCGATGTATCCGAGCCCGGCCGTGGTGCACGATGCCCGACTGGATTTCGTCGTCTGGAATAGTGCATTCAGCCGGATTCGTACCGACCCGACCGCGCTGGCACCCGAGCGCCGGAATCTGCTGTGGTGGATGTACACCGACGACCGTAACCGCGCCATGATGCGCCGCTGGGAAGCAGCCGCACGGGCGATCATCAGCCAGTTCCGGGTGCTGCTCGGCAACAGCCCCGGCGACCCGCGCCTGACCCGGGTGGTGACCGAATTGTGCGCTGTCAGCAGCGAATTTCGCACATGGTGGTCGGAGTATCCGGTGCAGGACTTCCAACCCACCATCATCGGCATCGACCACCCCGAGGCGGGGCCGATCAACCTGGAACTGTTCCAACTGCGCCTGGTCGAGAACCCGGAACTGCTACTCGTCGTCCAGCTTCCAGCAACCGACGATGACCGCGAACGCATCGACACATATCTGAACACATGA
- a CDS encoding helix-turn-helix domain-containing protein, producing MDANRTGATLKRLREERGLTLRELAGLTFDSYSQLANIQEGRRWPKDRGWAERVDLVLGGKGQLVAAWDQDQRARAQAEDTVRMLDQARRDSEALLVAPDGAELDSIQDGILHISTNARFEPYEKTLTRALEIRAELMRRVRSGAYRPEEIRELYVALGRTSGVLSYLTLDLGQADTARVHAQAAFSLGDRAGHDHLRAWARGTQALAYRFVKDFEAARDAATDGLNYVGRSTGTAEPRLLCGLAASVANLGDSARALELLEQADRVRETVRPDEVPGLFTFSPAKQVYYHGFSLMWADEKKLLEKSVAASEDAIEAWQAQHSPGDEMLSQIYLSTASARLGDLDASIAAVTPVLESPISAHFSWVRKRLNQLDGLLQEHFPDSRVAGDMRETLRAYVHAA from the coding sequence ATGGACGCAAACCGGACTGGTGCCACGCTCAAGCGACTCCGCGAGGAGCGCGGGCTCACCTTGCGCGAACTCGCGGGCCTGACCTTCGACTCGTATTCACAGCTGGCCAACATCCAAGAGGGTCGAAGATGGCCGAAGGATCGCGGCTGGGCCGAACGGGTAGACCTGGTGCTGGGCGGCAAAGGTCAGCTCGTGGCGGCCTGGGATCAGGACCAGCGTGCACGGGCACAAGCCGAGGACACCGTTCGAATGCTGGACCAAGCGCGGCGCGATTCTGAAGCGCTGCTGGTCGCCCCGGACGGAGCCGAACTGGACTCCATTCAGGACGGAATCCTGCATATCTCAACGAACGCCCGATTCGAGCCGTATGAGAAGACATTGACCCGCGCACTAGAGATTCGCGCAGAGCTGATGAGACGCGTTCGTTCCGGAGCCTATCGTCCCGAGGAGATCCGAGAACTGTACGTGGCCCTGGGGCGGACCTCTGGCGTGCTGTCCTACTTGACACTCGATCTCGGTCAGGCCGACACAGCGCGGGTGCACGCGCAGGCTGCATTCTCGTTGGGCGATCGGGCGGGCCATGATCACCTGAGGGCGTGGGCTCGCGGGACACAAGCGCTGGCCTATCGATTCGTCAAGGATTTCGAGGCCGCGAGAGACGCGGCCACAGATGGCTTGAACTACGTTGGCCGCTCCACAGGGACCGCCGAACCACGCCTCCTGTGCGGTCTAGCCGCCTCGGTCGCCAACCTCGGTGATTCGGCACGCGCGCTGGAGTTGTTGGAGCAGGCAGATCGGGTCCGAGAGACAGTTCGGCCCGACGAGGTTCCTGGGCTATTCACTTTCTCGCCTGCGAAACAGGTTTATTACCACGGGTTTTCGCTGATGTGGGCGGATGAGAAGAAGTTGCTCGAGAAGTCGGTTGCGGCGTCTGAGGATGCCATTGAGGCATGGCAGGCACAGCACTCGCCGGGCGACGAGATGCTGAGCCAGATCTACTTGTCCACGGCAAGCGCCCGGCTGGGCGACCTCGACGCGAGTATCGCGGCAGTGACGCCGGTCTTGGAGTCCCCCATCTCGGCCCACTTCTCGTGGGTACGGAAACGCCTCAACCAACTCGACGGGCTCCTGCAAGAGCATTTCCCGGACTCCCGCGTGGCGGGCGATATGCGCGAAACGCTACGAGCGTACGTCCACGCTGCTTGA
- a CDS encoding TetR/AcrR family transcriptional regulator: MGKSRYHHGDLRATILGAAAEQIATEGVDAVSLRGLARRAGVSHAAPTHHFGDRAGLLTALAIEGFDLLGAELTSAGTDFREVAVAYVRFALRHPGHFDVMYRRDLLRGDDPDLAAARARSGTALRAGVAELSPTRPQHRQHATQLAAWSLVHGFAALWREGALQNSALATTDDPEALAREMLATVQLD, translated from the coding sequence ATGGGAAAAAGCCGCTACCACCACGGCGATCTGCGGGCCACCATCCTGGGCGCGGCCGCCGAGCAGATCGCGACCGAGGGCGTAGACGCGGTGTCCCTACGCGGCCTCGCCCGGCGGGCCGGGGTGTCCCATGCGGCGCCGACCCATCACTTCGGCGACCGCGCGGGGCTGCTCACCGCGCTGGCGATCGAGGGCTTCGATCTACTAGGCGCCGAATTGACCAGCGCCGGAACGGATTTCCGCGAAGTCGCGGTCGCCTACGTGCGATTCGCGTTGCGCCATCCCGGACACTTCGACGTGATGTATCGCCGAGACCTGCTGCGCGGCGACGATCCGGACCTGGCGGCCGCCCGCGCTCGATCGGGCACCGCACTGCGGGCCGGAGTGGCCGAGCTGTCGCCCACCCGCCCGCAGCATCGTCAACACGCCACTCAGCTGGCGGCATGGTCGCTCGTGCACGGGTTCGCGGCACTGTGGCGCGAAGGGGCACTACAGAACTCGGCACTGGCCACCACCGACGACCCCGAGGCGCTCGCCCGGGAGATGCTGGCCACCGTCCAACTCGATTGA
- a CDS encoding DoxX family protein, producing MAPLLVLAVITLLARLTGWLGDIAWLDSWPRAATLGLAAMFLLTASAHFAEPRRGALVAMVPPRLPNPGAWVTGTGVLEIAGAVGLLIPATAKLAAICLALLLIAMFPANIRAARANLGIKTMPLPVRTLVQGVFLGATALVVFG from the coding sequence ATGGCACCGCTGCTCGTCCTCGCCGTCATCACCCTGCTCGCCCGTCTGACGGGCTGGCTGGGCGATATCGCCTGGCTCGATTCGTGGCCGCGCGCCGCGACGCTCGGCCTGGCCGCCATGTTCCTGCTCACCGCCTCGGCGCACTTCGCGGAACCACGCCGCGGCGCGCTGGTCGCGATGGTGCCGCCGCGGCTGCCCAATCCGGGGGCCTGGGTCACCGGCACCGGCGTGCTCGAAATCGCGGGGGCCGTCGGCCTGCTGATTCCGGCGACCGCGAAACTCGCCGCAATCTGCTTGGCGCTGTTGCTGATCGCGATGTTCCCCGCCAACATCCGTGCGGCGCGGGCGAACCTGGGTATCAAGACGATGCCGTTGCCGGTGCGCACGCTGGTGCAGGGCGTCTTCCTGGGCGCGACTGCCCTGGTGGTGTTCGGCTGA
- a CDS encoding SDR family oxidoreductase, with protein sequence MTRTKILITGASAGLGAGMAREFAAKGRDLALCARRLDALEALRAELIAAHPNITVAVRALNVDDHAAVPQVFGELRDELGGLDRVIVNAGLGKGARVGGGRADANIATATTNFVSALAQAEAALEIFRAQRAGHLVLVSSMSAVRGLPGKKAAYAASKAGLAALGAGLAVELAKSPIAVTTLLPGFIATDMVTQAGDAKLVAPLDKGVASMVRAIEKEQVRACVPAWPWRLFDLVLPRLPGSVIAKMG encoded by the coding sequence ATGACGAGGACCAAAATTCTGATCACCGGAGCCAGCGCCGGACTCGGCGCGGGCATGGCCCGGGAATTCGCGGCCAAGGGGCGCGATCTGGCCCTGTGCGCCCGGCGATTGGACGCACTGGAAGCTTTGCGCGCGGAATTGATTGCCGCCCATCCGAATATCACCGTCGCCGTGCGGGCGCTAAATGTCGACGATCACGCGGCGGTGCCGCAGGTGTTCGGCGAGCTTCGGGATGAGCTGGGCGGACTGGACCGGGTGATCGTCAACGCGGGCCTGGGCAAGGGCGCACGCGTCGGCGGTGGCCGCGCGGACGCGAATATCGCTACCGCGACAACGAATTTCGTGAGCGCACTGGCCCAGGCCGAGGCCGCGCTGGAGATTTTCCGAGCGCAGCGTGCCGGGCATCTGGTGCTGGTCTCCTCGATGAGCGCCGTGCGCGGGCTGCCCGGGAAGAAAGCCGCCTACGCGGCGAGCAAAGCCGGACTGGCCGCCTTGGGTGCGGGGCTCGCGGTGGAGCTGGCGAAATCCCCCATCGCCGTGACCACCCTGCTGCCCGGGTTCATCGCCACCGACATGGTCACCCAGGCCGGTGACGCGAAATTGGTCGCACCACTGGACAAGGGCGTGGCCTCGATGGTGCGGGCGATCGAGAAAGAGCAGGTCCGGGCCTGTGTGCCCGCCTGGCCGTGGCGGTTGTTCGACCTAGTGCTCCCCCGGCTGCCGGGTTCGGTCATCGCCAAGATGGGGTGA
- a CDS encoding sigma-70 family RNA polymerase sigma factor, with amino-acid sequence MNGCGTTCAGLCTEQGISTVLKADRALLHWRAMRGLGDSGLAEQAVQETLLRAWRACARFDPEKGSVRTWLLAIQRNVLIDLSRARAARPVSADWAEHGELLELRHASPDFADGLIDGLVLDDLLARLPRVQREAVIEVILRDRAYGEVAAELGIPVGTVKTRVHYALRTLRRLRMAA; translated from the coding sequence GTGAACGGTTGTGGCACCACCTGCGCCGGCTTGTGCACCGAGCAAGGCATCTCCACCGTGCTGAAAGCGGATCGGGCGCTGCTGCATTGGCGCGCCATGCGCGGACTCGGCGATTCCGGACTGGCCGAGCAGGCGGTGCAGGAGACGCTGTTGCGGGCCTGGCGCGCCTGCGCCCGCTTCGACCCGGAAAAGGGCAGCGTGCGGACCTGGCTGCTGGCGATCCAGCGCAATGTGCTGATCGATCTGAGCCGCGCCCGCGCCGCCCGGCCGGTGTCCGCGGACTGGGCCGAGCACGGCGAGCTGCTCGAGCTGCGGCATGCCAGCCCGGATTTCGCCGACGGTTTGATCGACGGTCTGGTACTCGACGACCTGCTCGCGCGGCTGCCGCGGGTGCAGCGGGAGGCCGTGATCGAGGTGATCCTGCGCGACCGCGCCTATGGCGAGGTGGCCGCTGAACTCGGCATTCCGGTGGGGACGGTGAAGACGCGGGTGCACTACGCGCTGCGGACCTTGCGCAGGCTACGAATGGCCGCCTGA